The following are from one region of the Phycisphaeraceae bacterium genome:
- a CDS encoding thermonuclease family protein — translation MTTDPGRIARDARRLSRRSSRLARDIERAASGRPRHRRPDARARARTAWLTVAIFVVLGALLIADRTGLLLAPTDDARVYHASTAIVERVVDGDTVIVAIPDARDRARPGTRVRLWGIDAPELARDGARAEPFATDAAERLRALVEGRTVTLRLEPSRSRDRYGRLLAHLEIDDESVALALVREGLARAEGRWPHRDSERFENAQTQARRASRGIWSAGSADPP, via the coding sequence ATGACGACTGACCCGGGCCGGATCGCGCGCGATGCGCGGCGCCTGTCGCGCCGGTCCTCGCGCCTCGCGCGCGACATCGAACGCGCCGCCTCCGGCCGCCCGCGCCACCGACGCCCCGACGCGCGCGCTCGCGCACGCACCGCCTGGCTCACCGTCGCGATCTTCGTCGTGCTCGGCGCGCTCCTCATCGCCGATCGAACCGGGCTGCTGCTCGCGCCCACCGACGACGCGCGCGTCTACCACGCCTCCACGGCGATCGTCGAGCGCGTCGTCGACGGCGACACCGTCATCGTCGCGATCCCGGACGCGCGCGACCGCGCTCGCCCCGGCACGCGCGTGCGCCTGTGGGGGATCGACGCGCCCGAGCTGGCGCGCGACGGCGCCCGGGCCGAGCCCTTCGCGACCGACGCCGCCGAGCGCCTGCGCGCGCTCGTCGAGGGGCGCACGGTCACGCTGCGCCTCGAGCCGTCGCGCAGCCGCGACCGCTACGGGCGCCTGCTCGCCCACCTGGAGATCGACGACGAGTCGGTCGCGCTCGCGCTGGTGCGCGAGGGGCTCGCGCGTGCCGAGGGGCGCTGGCCCCATCGCGACAGCGAACGCTTCGAGAACGCGCAGACCCAGGCGCGCCGCGCGTCGAGGGGGATCTGGAGCGCCGGGTCCGCAGACCCGCCGTGA
- a CDS encoding aminotransferase class V-fold PLP-dependent enzyme — MTTPPTPSPTPVPHMTPDQFREVGRRVVDWIADYMDRVKGLPVRAGVEPGQVASMLPGHAPAKGEGWDTILADLERVVLPGITHWQSPRFFGYFPCNTTGPAILADMVSSALNAQGMMWSTSPAVTEIETRVLDWLADILGLPDKFRSDAQTTRDGRTLRGGGVIQGTASESSLVCLLAARARAARALPGLSIDAMTVYTSTQAHSSIAKDARVAGIAERNLRLVPTRADFSMDPDALARMMREDTERGLTPVFVCATVGTTSSGAIDPVRAIGTICRERGAWLHVDAAYAGAASVCPEFRPVLNDGLDLADSYVFNPHKWLLTTFDCSTLWVESREAIIDALSITPEYLRNAASDAGSVIDYRDWQIPLGRRFRSLKLWFVLRHYGVEGLRSYIREHVRLGELLEGLVDADDRFERPADRCLSLVTFRLKGADARSKALMERVNATREAFLSHTVLPDPETSESRYTIRMAIGAVGVGEEDIRRTWAIIAREAGNV; from the coding sequence ATGACCACGCCCCCGACCCCATCGCCCACGCCCGTCCCCCACATGACGCCCGACCAGTTCCGCGAGGTCGGGCGGCGCGTCGTCGACTGGATCGCCGACTACATGGACCGCGTGAAAGGCCTGCCGGTGCGCGCCGGCGTCGAGCCCGGTCAAGTCGCCTCGATGCTGCCCGGCCACGCGCCGGCGAAGGGCGAGGGCTGGGACACGATCCTCGCCGACCTCGAGCGCGTCGTGCTGCCCGGCATCACGCACTGGCAGAGCCCGCGCTTCTTCGGGTACTTCCCCTGCAACACGACCGGGCCCGCGATCCTCGCCGACATGGTCTCCAGCGCCCTCAACGCGCAGGGCATGATGTGGAGCACCAGCCCTGCGGTCACCGAGATCGAGACCCGCGTCCTCGACTGGCTGGCGGACATCCTGGGTTTGCCCGACAAGTTCCGATCCGACGCGCAGACCACCCGCGACGGGCGCACGCTGCGCGGCGGGGGCGTGATCCAGGGCACCGCGAGCGAGTCCTCGCTCGTCTGCCTGCTCGCGGCGAGGGCTCGCGCAGCGCGAGCGCTCCCCGGGTTGTCGATCGACGCGATGACCGTGTACACGAGCACGCAGGCGCACTCGTCGATCGCGAAGGACGCTCGCGTCGCCGGCATCGCCGAGCGCAACCTGCGGCTCGTCCCCACGCGCGCCGATTTCTCGATGGACCCCGACGCGCTGGCGCGCATGATGCGCGAGGACACCGAACGCGGGCTCACGCCGGTGTTCGTCTGCGCGACGGTAGGCACGACCTCGTCGGGCGCGATCGACCCGGTTCGCGCGATCGGAACGATCTGCCGCGAGAGGGGCGCGTGGCTGCATGTCGACGCCGCCTACGCCGGCGCCGCGAGCGTCTGCCCGGAGTTCCGGCCCGTGCTGAACGACGGTCTCGACCTCGCCGACTCGTATGTGTTCAACCCGCACAAGTGGCTGCTGACCACCTTCGACTGCTCCACGCTGTGGGTCGAGAGCCGCGAGGCGATCATCGACGCGCTCTCGATCACGCCCGAGTACCTGCGCAACGCGGCGAGCGACGCCGGGAGCGTGATCGATTACCGCGACTGGCAGATCCCCCTGGGTCGGCGCTTCCGCTCGCTGAAGCTCTGGTTCGTGCTGCGCCACTACGGCGTCGAGGGCCTGCGTTCCTACATCCGCGAGCACGTGCGTCTGGGCGAGCTGCTCGAGGGCCTCGTCGACGCCGACGACCGCTTCGAGCGCCCGGCGGACCGCTGCCTGAGTCTGGTGACCTTCCGGCTCAAGGGCGCCGACGCGCGCAGTAAGGCGCTCATGGAGCGCGTGAACGCGACGCGCGAGGCGTTCCTGTCGCACACCGTGCTGCCCGACCCGGAGACGAGCGAGAGCCGCTACACGATCCGCATGGCGATCGGCGCCGTCGGCGTGGGCGAGGAAGACATCCGACGCACCTGGGCGATCATCGCTCGAGAGGCCGGGAATGTCTGA
- a CDS encoding DinB family protein, translating into MDRTLIDRFERGGPALRAAIQGLTEDDLRAKPGPGAWSIRELVIHLLDSDLVAHDRMRRIAAMEKPLLIGYDENAYVAKQPYDALDLDLVCEVFECSRRLMAQHLRALPDAAFAREGVHNERGIVTLLELLEGYVWHVEHHLGFARQKRERLGKPMSP; encoded by the coding sequence ATGGACAGAACACTCATCGACCGTTTCGAGCGGGGCGGGCCCGCGCTTCGCGCCGCGATCCAGGGGCTGACCGAGGACGACCTGCGCGCCAAGCCGGGCCCGGGCGCGTGGAGCATCCGGGAGCTGGTGATCCACCTGCTCGACAGCGACCTGGTCGCGCACGACCGGATGCGCCGCATCGCTGCGATGGAGAAGCCCCTGCTGATCGGCTACGACGAGAACGCGTATGTCGCGAAGCAGCCCTACGACGCGCTCGACTTGGACCTCGTGTGCGAGGTGTTCGAGTGCTCGCGGCGCCTGATGGCCCAGCACCTGCGCGCGCTGCCCGACGCGGCGTTCGCGCGCGAGGGCGTGCACAACGAGCGCGGCATCGTCACCCTCCTCGAACTCCTCGAGGGCTATGTCTGGCATGTCGAGCACCACCTCGGCTTCGCGCGCCAGAAACGCGAGCGCCTCGGCAAGCCGATGAGCCCCTGA
- a CDS encoding DUF456 family protein — MLDTTLQISLVLGVALFGAIGVGLTLLGLPGIWLTIFVGAMAELIRSGTISWWTIGACVALGLLAELLEFVLSAVGASKAGGSKRAALASIVGGVIGGVLGAPFLFPIGTILGAALGAGIGASALEITKNGRTMFQSYEVGKGAAVGRLVATVVKSTLNVVIALVLVLAAAIP; from the coding sequence GTGCTCGACACCACCCTCCAGATCTCCCTCGTTCTCGGCGTCGCCCTGTTCGGCGCCATCGGGGTCGGGCTGACGCTGCTGGGCCTCCCGGGGATCTGGCTGACGATTTTCGTCGGCGCGATGGCCGAGCTCATCCGGTCGGGCACCATCTCGTGGTGGACGATCGGGGCGTGCGTGGCGTTGGGGCTGCTGGCGGAGCTGCTGGAGTTCGTGCTCTCGGCCGTCGGGGCGTCCAAGGCCGGGGGGTCGAAGCGTGCCGCGCTCGCGTCGATCGTGGGAGGGGTGATCGGGGGCGTGCTCGGGGCGCCCTTCCTGTTCCCGATCGGGACGATCCTGGGCGCGGCCCTGGGCGCCGGAATCGGTGCGTCGGCCCTGGAGATCACCAAGAACGGGCGGACGATGTTCCAGTCCTACGAGGTCGGGAAAGGCGCCGCCGTCGGGCGGCTCGTCGCGACGGTCGTGAAGTCGACGCTGAATGTCGTGATCGCGCTCGTGCTCGTGCTCGCCGCGGCGATACCCTGA
- the ccsA gene encoding cytochrome c biogenesis protein CcsA, whose product MNPRTRVTIVAALLIAGLAALIAGRMANRPPRPEPSAFSKQVDLSPIAHSAVHARGRLKSFHSFADMMMTAVSGPHQVAGQRPDFTYFDMMLRPERYVDADVVFIKNKAVRQQMARALAQRPDYPPERIAVFMRTGLIAPLVVTNDEQVRTVLARMGRDAVRTAKFVDQLNNALAVRTPQVLAENLRLIPPPGPSADDSTPWLPLRAVEGESLAGAPIDDAHSSLGAMPGVVPGMDPAVSADLSATWSRFRLAWLSEDAEGVNQAAIELASHVRAVNPALYPPDRRLAFESLYLDLNNFTWVWIVYLFSIVFLVMALVYRWNKARAVGVGLFTLAFALHTAAILLRWYVAGRWPNSNMFEAVTTAAWFGGAGAILLELLVRRAPMRTLFLLGSGVSSMTALMAADFLPLHLSPAIGNMMPILHDVWLYIHTNVIIFSYVLIAMAAVTAILYLLFRLGGGGPDFARAGGAGAMLAMNSQGAQKKISAGEVFDGATMVLLELAFILLWAGTIMGAIWADHSWGRPWGWDPKEVFALNTFIIFVVLVHVRLKVRDKGLWTAWLAIIGCAVMIFNWTVINFVISGLHSYA is encoded by the coding sequence ATGAACCCACGCACGCGCGTCACGATCGTCGCGGCGTTGCTGATCGCCGGCCTGGCGGCGCTGATCGCAGGTCGCATGGCCAACCGCCCGCCGCGCCCCGAGCCGAGCGCCTTCTCGAAGCAGGTCGACCTCTCGCCCATCGCGCACTCCGCGGTGCACGCGCGAGGGCGCCTGAAGTCGTTCCACTCCTTCGCCGACATGATGATGACCGCGGTCTCGGGGCCGCACCAGGTCGCCGGGCAGCGCCCGGACTTCACCTACTTCGACATGATGCTGCGCCCCGAGCGCTACGTCGACGCCGACGTGGTGTTCATCAAGAACAAGGCGGTCCGCCAGCAGATGGCTCGCGCGCTCGCGCAGCGCCCGGATTACCCGCCCGAGCGCATCGCCGTGTTCATGCGCACGGGGCTGATCGCGCCGCTCGTGGTGACCAACGACGAGCAGGTTCGCACCGTGCTGGCGCGCATGGGGCGCGACGCGGTCCGGACCGCCAAGTTCGTCGACCAGCTCAACAACGCCCTCGCGGTGCGCACGCCGCAGGTGCTCGCCGAGAACCTGCGCCTCATCCCGCCCCCCGGGCCGAGCGCCGACGATTCGACGCCCTGGCTTCCCCTGCGCGCCGTGGAGGGCGAGTCGCTCGCCGGCGCGCCCATCGACGACGCGCACTCCTCGCTGGGCGCGATGCCCGGCGTCGTCCCGGGCATGGACCCGGCGGTCTCGGCAGATCTCTCCGCGACCTGGTCGCGCTTCCGGCTCGCGTGGCTGTCCGAGGACGCCGAGGGCGTGAACCAGGCCGCGATCGAGCTCGCGTCGCACGTGCGCGCCGTCAACCCGGCCCTCTACCCGCCCGACAGGCGACTCGCGTTCGAGTCCCTCTACCTCGACCTCAACAACTTCACCTGGGTCTGGATCGTCTACCTGTTCAGCATCGTCTTCCTCGTGATGGCCCTCGTGTACCGCTGGAACAAGGCGCGCGCCGTCGGGGTCGGGCTCTTCACCCTCGCCTTCGCGCTGCACACCGCCGCCATACTCCTGCGCTGGTACGTCGCCGGTCGCTGGCCCAACAGCAACATGTTCGAGGCCGTCACCACCGCCGCCTGGTTCGGCGGCGCCGGCGCGATCCTGCTCGAGCTGCTCGTCCGTCGCGCGCCGATGCGCACGCTCTTCCTCCTCGGCTCGGGCGTCTCGTCCATGACCGCGCTCATGGCCGCCGACTTCCTCCCGCTCCACCTCTCGCCCGCGATCGGCAACATGATGCCGATCCTCCACGACGTGTGGCTCTACATCCACACCAACGTCATCATCTTCAGCTATGTCCTCATCGCGATGGCCGCCGTCACCGCGATCCTCTACCTGCTCTTCCGCCTGGGCGGGGGCGGGCCCGACTTCGCCCGCGCCGGCGGCGCCGGCGCGATGCTCGCCATGAACAGCCAGGGCGCGCAGAAGAAGATCAGCGCCGGCGAGGTCTTCGACGGCGCCACCATGGTCCTCCTCGAACTCGCCTTCATCCTCCTCTGGGCCGGCACCATCATGGGCGCCATCTGGGCCGATCACTCGTGGGGACGCCCCTGGGGCTGGGACCCCAAGGAAGTCTTCGCCCTCAACACCTTCATCATCTTCGTCGTCCTCGTCCACGTCCGGCTCAAGGTCCGCGACAAGGGCCTCTGGACCGCCTGGCTCGCGATCATCGGCTGCGCCGTCATGATCTTCAACTGGACCGTCATCAACTTCGTGATCAGCGGGCTGCACAGTTATGCTTGA
- a CDS encoding CCA tRNA nucleotidyltransferase: protein MSTPREFATRIVARLRDAGHVAYFAGGCVRDELLGLSPKDYDVATSATPDEVRPLFRRVNEVGVSFGVMLVREQDITVEVATFREESGYSDSRRPDEVRFSDANADAKRRDYTINALFLDPLDTRDDPRGRVLDLVGGLDDLNRKVIRAVGDPDARLSEDHLRALRGVRLAARLGFTIEPATGEAISRHATQLAGVSRERVGDELRKMLTHPTRAAAAELLQRLRLDGPTLDESSRPAHLSSLRAMPGDAPFGACLGAWVVDRVHASGQGLDALALDRALAQTPSRLRAALCLSNDERDCLRDTLALTREIAEGWAARSVAGRKRLASRQAFTGALCVVSGRDGALAATVLADVAALAATPSGLAPTPLTTGDDLVERGFQPGPRFKQALEAAYDAQLEGRIRTREEAIDLCARVLATGEHG from the coding sequence ATGAGCACGCCCCGAGAGTTCGCGACGCGGATCGTCGCGCGTCTGCGCGACGCCGGGCATGTCGCGTATTTCGCGGGCGGGTGCGTGCGCGACGAACTGCTGGGGCTGTCGCCCAAGGATTACGACGTGGCGACCAGCGCGACGCCCGACGAGGTGCGCCCGCTCTTCCGGCGCGTCAACGAGGTGGGCGTCTCGTTCGGCGTCATGCTCGTGCGCGAGCAGGACATCACGGTCGAGGTCGCGACCTTCCGCGAGGAATCCGGGTATTCCGACAGCCGGCGCCCCGACGAGGTGCGCTTCAGCGACGCGAACGCCGACGCGAAGCGGCGCGACTACACGATCAACGCGCTGTTCCTCGACCCGCTCGACACGCGCGACGACCCGCGAGGGCGCGTGCTGGACCTGGTGGGCGGGCTCGACGACCTGAACCGCAAAGTTATCCGCGCCGTGGGCGACCCGGACGCGCGCCTCTCCGAAGACCACCTGCGCGCGCTGCGCGGCGTGCGCCTCGCGGCCCGCCTCGGATTCACGATCGAGCCCGCGACCGGCGAGGCGATCTCGCGCCACGCGACGCAACTCGCCGGCGTGTCGCGCGAGCGCGTGGGCGACGAGCTGCGCAAGATGCTCACCCACCCCACGCGCGCCGCAGCGGCCGAACTGCTCCAGCGTCTGCGCCTCGACGGGCCGACGCTCGACGAGTCGAGCCGGCCGGCGCACCTGTCGTCGCTCCGCGCGATGCCCGGCGACGCGCCCTTCGGCGCGTGCCTTGGCGCGTGGGTGGTCGATCGCGTGCACGCGTCGGGCCAGGGGCTCGACGCGCTTGCCCTGGATCGCGCCCTTGCCCAGACCCCCTCGCGCCTGCGCGCCGCGCTGTGCCTGAGCAACGACGAGCGCGATTGCCTGCGCGACACACTCGCGCTCACGCGAGAGATCGCCGAGGGATGGGCGGCGCGCAGCGTCGCGGGGCGCAAGCGGCTCGCGTCGCGCCAGGCGTTCACCGGCGCCCTGTGCGTCGTCTCGGGGCGCGACGGCGCGCTGGCGGCGACGGTCCTCGCCGATGTCGCGGCGCTGGCCGCGACCCCCTCGGGCCTGGCCCCCACTCCCCTGACCACCGGGGACGACCTCGTCGAACGCGGGTTCCAGCCCGGCCCTCGGTTCAAGCAGGCGCTGGAGGCGGCCTACGACGCGCAGCTGGAGGGACGCATCCGGACTCGCGAGGAGGCGATCGACCTGTGCGCACGGGTGCTGGCGACCGGCGAACACGGCTGA
- a CDS encoding DUF393 domain-containing protein: MSERLPRHDTLYYDGACGMCRRSTRALRRLDWLGRLAFEDMTRTPPGELPVSPDAAMRGLPMRTRAGAALVGYPAMRRALLQTPLGFLPALLMYLPGISHAGEWVYGRVAAGRARDACTIHPGSDSGGEGA; encoded by the coding sequence ATGTCTGAACGCCTGCCCCGGCACGACACGCTGTACTACGACGGCGCCTGCGGCATGTGCCGTCGGAGCACCCGCGCGCTGCGCCGGCTCGACTGGCTGGGGCGCCTGGCCTTCGAGGACATGACGCGCACGCCCCCGGGCGAGCTGCCGGTGTCGCCCGACGCGGCGATGCGCGGGCTCCCGATGCGCACGCGCGCCGGGGCGGCATTGGTGGGGTACCCGGCGATGCGCCGCGCGCTGCTGCAGACGCCGCTGGGGTTTCTGCCGGCGCTGCTGATGTATCTGCCGGGGATCAGCCACGCTGGGGAGTGGGTGTACGGGCGGGTCGCCGCCGGGCGCGCGAGGGACGCCTGCACGATCCACCCCGGCTCCGATTCCGGGGGTGAGGGGGCTTGA
- a CDS encoding M3 family oligoendopeptidase has translation MSTSPHNAPSPAARPLPFDARDPGAVREHAARLSSRPVVSADDFVRWLEERSDFDAACSEAEANLYIATTRNTEDAESTAAYTRFIETVSPLLKTIGFDLDRKQVALHERFTLDETRYGVISRDAIADVALFREENVPLQTDLAKMSQRYEQIMGAMSVEFEGREQTLPQMARYQERTERELRERAWRAVAERRMRDADALEALFDQMLEKRAALARNAGESSYIGYAFRAKHRFDYTPADCRAFHDSIEKHCVPLVRTLDRERAERLGVGRLRPWDLSVDTLGREPLRPFQTAEELTEKCQRLFDGMGSGLGALFARLREGDCLDLASRKGKAPGGYQYVRDFSREPFIFMNAAGLHGDVRTMIHEAGHAFHSMLSERDPLVHYRHAPIEFAEVASMGMEMLSMPRWREFYPDASDLTRAWRDQLLGVVSILPWIATIDAFQLWIYEHPGHTRRERTDAWLGLMRRFGHEVDWSGLERQLETLWHRQLHIFTVPMYYIEYGIAQLGALQLWRIMLDKGLDAALDGYCRGLALGGSRPLPALFESAGARFDFSSATVERLMAAAREELAKLPE, from the coding sequence ATGAGCACCTCACCCCACAACGCCCCGTCTCCCGCAGCACGACCCCTGCCCTTCGACGCGCGCGACCCCGGCGCGGTGCGCGAGCACGCGGCGCGCCTGTCGTCGCGGCCCGTCGTGTCGGCCGACGACTTCGTGCGCTGGCTCGAGGAGCGATCCGACTTCGACGCCGCCTGCTCCGAGGCCGAAGCGAACCTCTACATCGCCACCACGCGCAACACCGAGGACGCCGAGTCCACCGCTGCGTATACGCGGTTCATCGAGACGGTCTCTCCCCTGCTCAAGACGATCGGGTTCGACCTCGACCGCAAGCAAGTGGCGCTCCACGAGCGGTTCACGCTCGACGAGACCCGCTACGGCGTGATCTCGCGCGACGCGATCGCCGACGTCGCGCTCTTCCGCGAGGAGAACGTCCCGCTGCAGACCGACCTGGCGAAGATGAGCCAGCGCTACGAGCAGATCATGGGCGCGATGAGCGTCGAGTTCGAGGGTCGGGAGCAGACGCTGCCCCAGATGGCTCGCTATCAGGAACGGACAGAGCGCGAACTGCGTGAACGCGCGTGGCGCGCCGTCGCCGAGCGCCGTATGCGCGACGCCGACGCGCTCGAAGCGCTGTTCGACCAGATGCTCGAGAAGCGCGCCGCGCTGGCTCGCAACGCGGGCGAGTCGTCGTACATCGGCTACGCCTTCCGCGCCAAGCACCGCTTCGACTACACGCCTGCCGACTGCCGCGCGTTCCATGACTCGATCGAAAAGCACTGCGTGCCTCTGGTGCGCACGCTCGACCGCGAGCGCGCCGAGCGTCTTGGCGTGGGGCGTCTGCGCCCGTGGGACCTGTCGGTGGACACGCTGGGCCGGGAGCCGCTCCGCCCCTTCCAGACCGCGGAAGAGCTGACGGAGAAGTGCCAGCGTCTGTTCGACGGGATGGGATCGGGTCTCGGCGCGTTGTTCGCCCGACTGCGCGAGGGAGACTGCCTCGATCTGGCGTCTCGCAAGGGCAAGGCGCCCGGCGGGTACCAGTACGTGCGCGACTTCTCGCGCGAGCCGTTCATCTTCATGAACGCCGCCGGCCTGCACGGCGACGTGCGCACGATGATCCACGAGGCGGGGCACGCGTTCCATTCGATGCTGAGCGAGCGCGACCCGCTGGTCCACTACCGGCACGCGCCGATCGAGTTCGCCGAGGTCGCGTCGATGGGGATGGAGATGCTCTCGATGCCTCGCTGGCGCGAGTTCTACCCCGACGCGAGCGACCTGACGCGCGCCTGGCGCGACCAGCTGCTGGGCGTGGTGAGCATCCTGCCCTGGATCGCGACCATCGACGCGTTCCAGTTGTGGATCTACGAGCACCCCGGGCACACCCGGCGCGAGCGCACGGACGCGTGGCTGGGCCTCATGCGCCGCTTCGGGCACGAGGTCGACTGGTCGGGGCTCGAGCGCCAGCTCGAGACCCTGTGGCACCGCCAGCTGCACATCTTCACGGTGCCGATGTACTACATCGAGTACGGCATCGCTCAGCTCGGCGCGCTCCAGCTCTGGCGGATCATGCTCGACAAGGGGCTCGACGCGGCACTCGACGGGTATTGCCGCGGGCTCGCGCTGGGGGGGAGCCGCCCGCTGCCGGCGCTGTTCGAGAGCGCGGGCGCCCGGTTCGATTTCTCGTCGGCGACGGTCGAGCGCCTCATGGCCGCCGCCCGCGAGGAGCTCGCGAAGCTGCCGGAGTGA
- a CDS encoding DUF2752 domain-containing protein — MRVRLERVDRAVGLPWFGVVALGLWTILVGAGVLLTAWGWIDPSRAPALCLFKRVTEVPCATCGGTRMAAAALRGDPLDAILINPFLAVALAWLAGWLVLRLGLGRRLVVDAPGWLRVGAWAFVVGAFLGNWAMLILRGV, encoded by the coding sequence ATGCGTGTGCGCCTCGAACGCGTGGATCGAGCCGTCGGCCTTCCGTGGTTCGGGGTCGTTGCGCTCGGGCTCTGGACCATCCTCGTCGGCGCAGGAGTTCTCCTCACCGCGTGGGGATGGATTGACCCTTCGCGCGCCCCGGCGCTGTGCCTCTTCAAGCGCGTGACCGAGGTCCCCTGCGCGACCTGCGGCGGGACGCGCATGGCAGCCGCCGCGCTGCGAGGCGACCCGCTCGACGCGATCCTCATCAACCCGTTCCTCGCCGTCGCGCTCGCGTGGCTTGCCGGGTGGCTTGTGCTCCGGCTCGGGCTCGGGAGGCGCCTCGTCGTCGACGCGCCGGGCTGGCTGCGCGTCGGCGCGTGGGCCTTCGTGGTCGGGGCGTTTCTGGGCAACTGGGCGATGCTGATTCTCCGGGGCGTGTGA
- a CDS encoding RsmD family RNA methyltransferase: MRIIGGEHRSRKLKSPPDTAAARPMPAMVKEALFTLLRGHYDDAGVLDLFAGSGAIGLEAVSRGARECVFVEKERASARVIGENIAELGVGDRCRVISGDALGASIVASAPRPLHLVFMDPPYALMETEIGRQRVFAQASRLIRLLDDDGFLVLRTPWPMILADKTTPSLKIDDAEGPETHAYGTTAIHLYAKAGVPHADERAPVDYVEDEAE, encoded by the coding sequence ATGCGGATCATCGGAGGCGAGCACCGCTCGCGGAAACTGAAGTCCCCGCCCGACACGGCGGCGGCGCGTCCCATGCCAGCGATGGTCAAGGAGGCGTTGTTCACTCTGCTGCGAGGGCACTACGACGACGCCGGGGTGCTGGACCTGTTCGCCGGGAGCGGCGCGATCGGGCTGGAGGCGGTCTCGCGCGGCGCGAGAGAATGCGTCTTCGTCGAGAAGGAACGCGCCTCGGCCCGGGTGATCGGCGAGAACATCGCCGAGCTTGGCGTGGGGGACCGCTGCCGCGTGATCTCGGGCGACGCGCTGGGCGCGTCGATCGTGGCGAGCGCGCCGCGCCCGCTGCATCTGGTGTTCATGGACCCGCCGTACGCGCTGATGGAAACCGAGATCGGTCGCCAGAGGGTGTTCGCGCAGGCGTCGCGACTGATCCGGCTGCTCGACGACGACGGGTTCCTGGTGCTGCGCACGCCCTGGCCCATGATCCTGGCGGACAAGACGACGCCCTCGCTGAAGATCGACGACGCGGAGGGTCCCGAGACGCACGCGTACGGGACGACGGCGATCCACCTCTACGCGAAGGCCGGCGTGCCGCACGCCGACGAACGCGCGCCGGTGGATTATGTCGAGGACGAGGCGGAGTAG